Part of the Spirochaeta cellobiosiphila DSM 17781 genome, TAACTGAAGTGGTGAGGGATGAATTATTATCAGGGAACAGAATCATTACGGATTTGTTCCAAGCCAGTGTAAGTATCAAAGGGGGATTTGCTACAGACTCCACTGATTATGATAGCAATGTACATTATGTAAAGCCTAACTTTACGGCCTCGGCTAAGCTTAGAAAGGACATTGTCTCCAAAGCGGGAGTCAGCAAGGTCGACCCTGGTCAGAAGGTTCCCAAGGTGAGCTTGGTCTATGACATCCGCTATGGAACTTATGGTCCCCACTATCCTATTGGGGGCATCATCGAAGTAAAGGGTAAGAACTTCACCTTAGATGAAGAACTGGAAATCCTTTTAGTTAGTGACTTCTCTGGAGAATCTGTCGGAGGGGTACATCTTCTTAAGATCACTCCTTCCAGTATTCTCTGTCAGTTACCTGATACTTTGGAAGCCGGGGAATACACCATGATCGTAGTTGTGGGAACAGGAGACGGAGCGCTCCGTGGTACCTATAAAACGATGATGAGTATCAGCTAGAGCGTAACTTACTAGATCCATCCCGAAGGCTATAGGCTTTCGGGATTTTTTAAGGCTCAAACATCAGATTTTGCCTAGGAGGAAATGGTGATTTTGCTTACTGAGTTTTGACCAAAGCTAGTAAGCAAATGGTCAAAACCTAACAGGCAAAGGAATGAAACTAAGTAAGCAAACGGGCAAAACCTAGTAGGCAAAATCCTTGTTTTGAGCACGAGAAATTGACAATAAGGAGACTCATTATGAATGTGTTAGACGCGATAGGTGGCTTGTTCCAACCGGCCTGTGACCTAATAGATGATATACATACTTCGGGAGAGGAGAAGCTGACTCTTCAGAATAAGTTGGAATCCATTAAGATGGGTATCCAGTCCCAGATGCTTAGTTATGAGGCTGAAGTCTTAAAGGCTCAGAGGGATGTGCTTGTAGCTGAAGCTCAAGGGCAGAGTTGGATACAGAGGAATTGGCGTCCCTGTTTGATGATGGTGATCATTGCCATTATAGGGAATAACTATGTGTTACTTCCTTATCTGAGTCTGGTATTAGGGAAGGCTCCGAAAATGGAAATGCCACCGGAATTGTTTAACCTTCTATCCATTGGGGTTGGCGGTTATGTTGTGGGACGTAGTGGTGAGAAGATTGCTTTGAATTTGA contains:
- a CDS encoding 3TM-type holin, yielding MNVLDAIGGLFQPACDLIDDIHTSGEEKLTLQNKLESIKMGIQSQMLSYEAEVLKAQRDVLVAEAQGQSWIQRNWRPCLMMVIIAIIGNNYVLLPYLSLVLGKAPKMEMPPELFNLLSIGVGGYVVGRSGEKIALNLKGVRDRK
- a CDS encoding DNA-binding domain-containing protein; translation: TEVVRDELLSGNRIITDLFQASVSIKGGFATDSTDYDSNVHYVKPNFTASAKLRKDIVSKAGVSKVDPGQKVPKVSLVYDIRYGTYGPHYPIGGIIEVKGKNFTLDEELEILLVSDFSGESVGGVHLLKITPSSILCQLPDTLEAGEYTMIVVVGTGDGALRGTYKTMMSIS